In the genome of Fulvivirga maritima, one region contains:
- a CDS encoding Crp/Fnr family transcriptional regulator, with product MHSIRKYFETLVCIYDQDWSVFTAKLKRREFKAKSLIVKQGTTENHLSFIEEGMVRFFIPKEENDLTFGFCFQHDFVSAYDSFLLQKPAAYHIQALIDTTLWQISYSDLQQVYSSTKIGNEIGRKAAENLYQIKAERELALLSQSAEERYLSLFERRSQLIKEVPLKYIASYIGITPQALSRIRKRIS from the coding sequence TTGCATAGCATAAGAAAATATTTCGAAACGCTGGTATGTATTTATGATCAAGACTGGAGTGTCTTCACTGCTAAGCTTAAGAGGCGGGAGTTTAAGGCCAAGTCTTTGATTGTAAAGCAGGGAACAACCGAGAATCACCTTTCTTTCATTGAGGAAGGGATGGTAAGGTTTTTTATTCCCAAAGAGGAAAATGACCTCACCTTTGGCTTTTGTTTTCAGCATGATTTTGTTAGCGCCTATGATTCATTTTTACTGCAAAAACCAGCCGCATACCATATTCAGGCGCTTATAGATACCACTTTATGGCAGATATCTTATTCAGACCTACAGCAGGTGTATAGCAGTACGAAAATTGGTAATGAGATAGGACGAAAAGCAGCTGAAAACCTTTATCAGATTAAGGCAGAAAGGGAGTTAGCATTATTAAGTCAATCCGCTGAAGAAAGGTATTTATCGTTATTTGAAAGACGGTCTCAATTGATAAAAGAAGTGCCTTTGAAATATATAGCTTCATACATCGGAATTACTCCACAAGCCCTCAGTCGCATCAGAAAGCGCATTTCTTAA
- a CDS encoding DoxX family protein yields the protein MKPLIVLIVASLIALVIFRLLHGHFDFQLSAKVGMSVMLLFTAMGHYMFPQGMALMIPDFIPLKKELVYFTGIIEVAAAIGLHITQFRLLTAWLLILFFILILPANIKAAVDHLDYQKATYNGPGLAYLWFRVPLQMLFIAWVYLSAIKSFLVG from the coding sequence ATGAAACCGCTTATAGTTCTAATTGTAGCCTCGCTGATAGCTCTTGTAATATTCAGGTTATTACATGGCCATTTTGATTTTCAACTTTCAGCTAAGGTAGGCATGTCTGTTATGTTGCTTTTTACCGCCATGGGGCACTACATGTTTCCGCAAGGTATGGCACTTATGATTCCTGATTTTATACCGCTAAAAAAGGAATTGGTCTATTTTACTGGAATTATTGAGGTAGCAGCCGCTATTGGTCTGCATATTACTCAGTTTAGACTGCTTACGGCCTGGTTACTGATCTTGTTCTTCATTTTAATATTGCCGGCTAACATTAAAGCTGCAGTGGATCATCTGGATTATCAGAAGGCTACATATAATGGGCCTGGTTTGGCCTATTTGTGGTTTAGGGTGCCTTTGCAAATGTTATTTATAGCATGGGTTTACCTGTCTGCCATAAAGAGTTTTTTGGTTGGGTGA
- a CDS encoding Crp/Fnr family transcriptional regulator, giving the protein MKAQLRRHFEELVSLTDEEFEFVLNHFSEVKVKKKSYLIKEGEPVKYVYFVVSGLLKLVYTNESGEEYIVSFAMEDWWESDYFAFYTGAKANLSLQCLEDSSLYRITLSDYQHLCSEVHKMEHFFLEKAQRGHIGSQQRIIAFLTLSAKERYEHLLGRYPALLQRVPKTQLASYLGVSRETLSRLYSSK; this is encoded by the coding sequence ATGAAAGCGCAACTGAGAAGGCATTTTGAAGAGTTAGTTTCTTTAACTGATGAAGAGTTTGAGTTTGTTCTTAATCATTTTTCAGAAGTTAAAGTCAAAAAGAAGTCATACCTCATAAAAGAAGGTGAGCCTGTTAAGTATGTGTATTTCGTAGTTTCAGGACTGTTAAAACTGGTTTATACCAATGAATCAGGAGAAGAGTATATAGTTTCTTTTGCTATGGAAGACTGGTGGGAAAGTGATTATTTCGCTTTTTACACTGGTGCTAAAGCTAATTTATCGTTGCAATGCCTTGAAGATTCATCGTTATACAGAATAACCTTGTCGGATTATCAGCACCTATGCTCTGAGGTGCATAAAATGGAGCACTTCTTTCTTGAGAAGGCGCAGCGTGGACATATAGGATCTCAACAACGAATCATTGCCTTTCTTACATTAAGTGCGAAAGAAAGATATGAACATTTGTTAGGTCGATATCCGGCACTGTTACAACGAGTGCCTAAAACACAATTGGCTTCATATCTCGGAGTGTCTCGAGAAACGCTGAGCCGACTGTATTCCTCAAAATAA
- a CDS encoding RidA family protein, which produces MQKKIVNPWSWQNERNYVQAVEVKHVESTLYVSGQTAISADGVSSNADMRTQLKEAIQNLEQVIDEAGYSCENIVRLNIYTTSADELWPHFEVFQAWTKKQNMKQATTLMEVNVLFETLKVELEATVVK; this is translated from the coding sequence ATGCAAAAGAAAATCGTAAACCCCTGGAGTTGGCAAAATGAAAGAAACTATGTGCAGGCTGTAGAAGTGAAGCATGTGGAAAGTACTTTGTATGTTTCAGGTCAGACCGCCATAAGTGCTGATGGTGTATCCAGTAACGCTGATATGAGAACACAGTTAAAGGAAGCTATTCAAAACCTGGAGCAGGTAATTGATGAGGCTGGTTATTCGTGTGAAAATATTGTAAGACTCAATATTTATACTACTTCGGCAGATGAGCTGTGGCCTCATTTTGAGGTGTTTCAAGCTTGGACTAAAAAGCAAAACATGAAACAAGCTACTACTCTAATGGAGGTGAATGTTTTATTTGAAACCTTGAAAGTAGAGCTCGAAGCTACAGTGGTGAAATAA
- a CDS encoding GH39 family glycosyl hydrolase: MNKRCIILCILLFNCFFYLFGQERVISIDFEKTKGDLNQMFKECIGAGRANEGLRADWQQQLAIAKQDCDFKYIRMHGLLTDDMGVYKEDDKGNPIYNYQYIDVLYDYLLEIGIKPFVELSFMPSAMASGEETIFWWRGNVTPPKDYDKWGDLIFNLVKHWTERYGEEEVSSWYFEVWNEPNLTPGFFTGTQQEYFKLYKYAAEAVKRVNAAYKVGGPATAGAAWVPETIQYCENNEVPLDFISTHTYGVKHGYLDEFGTSGTILSKDKWAVSGDVINSRKQIEESSMPNLELHYTEWSASYTPSDPIHDSYHEAAYILEKLKQINGAANSMSYWVFTDIFEEAGPRFTPFHGGFGLMNYQGIKKPAYYAYQYLNQLGETELVNADSSSWACKSDNGLQMLLWDYTYTHPGDSVLNQTFYNRDLPAAAKGEVTVNLKNMEPGTYELKVYKIGYKVNDAYSTYASLGKPDQLTKKQVEKIKTENDGSPITAQKVEINKKGKFKRSFDIRENDVILLTLEKED; the protein is encoded by the coding sequence ATGAATAAACGCTGTATCATTTTATGTATACTTCTATTTAACTGTTTTTTTTATCTATTTGGTCAAGAGAGAGTTATATCAATTGACTTTGAAAAGACTAAAGGTGACTTAAACCAAATGTTTAAGGAGTGCATTGGTGCCGGAAGAGCCAATGAGGGGTTGCGTGCCGACTGGCAGCAACAGCTGGCCATAGCTAAGCAAGACTGTGATTTTAAATACATCCGAATGCACGGTCTTTTAACTGATGATATGGGGGTGTATAAGGAAGATGATAAGGGTAATCCTATCTATAATTATCAGTACATAGATGTGTTGTATGACTACTTATTAGAAATAGGAATAAAGCCGTTTGTAGAGCTTAGTTTTATGCCTTCGGCTATGGCTAGTGGTGAGGAGACTATTTTTTGGTGGAGAGGCAATGTAACGCCTCCTAAAGACTATGATAAATGGGGGGATCTGATCTTCAACCTGGTAAAGCACTGGACAGAACGCTATGGAGAAGAAGAGGTGAGTAGTTGGTATTTTGAAGTTTGGAATGAGCCTAACTTAACGCCGGGCTTTTTTACGGGCACTCAGCAAGAGTATTTTAAGCTTTATAAATATGCTGCCGAAGCCGTAAAAAGAGTGAATGCTGCTTACAAGGTAGGAGGGCCTGCTACGGCTGGGGCTGCCTGGGTACCAGAAACTATTCAATATTGTGAAAATAATGAGGTGCCTCTTGATTTTATCTCTACCCACACCTATGGCGTAAAACATGGCTATCTTGATGAATTTGGAACCTCAGGCACTATCTTAAGTAAGGATAAATGGGCAGTAAGTGGTGATGTTATCAATTCCAGAAAGCAAATTGAAGAATCTTCTATGCCTAATTTAGAGCTTCACTACACTGAATGGAGTGCATCGTATACGCCATCAGATCCCATACATGATAGTTATCATGAGGCGGCTTACATCTTAGAGAAGTTAAAGCAAATTAACGGTGCCGCTAATTCAATGTCTTACTGGGTGTTTACCGATATTTTTGAAGAAGCAGGACCGCGCTTTACGCCTTTTCACGGTGGCTTCGGACTTATGAACTATCAAGGAATTAAAAAGCCGGCCTATTATGCTTATCAATACTTGAATCAATTGGGCGAAACAGAGTTGGTAAATGCTGACAGCTCATCTTGGGCTTGTAAATCGGATAATGGTTTACAAATGCTGCTTTGGGATTATACTTATACGCATCCCGGTGATTCGGTTTTAAACCAGACTTTTTATAACAGAGATTTACCAGCTGCAGCTAAAGGAGAAGTGACTGTCAATTTAAAGAACATGGAGCCAGGAACTTATGAGCTTAAAGTTTACAAAATAGGTTATAAGGTGAATGATGCTTACAGTACTTATGCCTCTTTGGGCAAACCAGATCAGTTGACTAAGAAGCAGGTAGAGAAAATTAAAACAGAGAATGATGGCTCGCCAATTACTGCCCAAAAGGTTGAAATAAATAAAAAGGGGAAGTTCAAAAGGTCTTTTGATATCAGGGAAAATGATGTGATCTTATTGACCTTGGAGAAAGAGGATTGA
- a CDS encoding Gfo/Idh/MocA family protein translates to MENKKIRIGFIGLNPDSHWAATAHLPALQSLEEEFEIIGVANSSLESAEKTAKALNLKHAFKNYQELVESPDVDLVAITVKVPYHYEMVKAALEAGKHIYCEWPLGNGLKEAEELEALAREKGVVAAIGTQMRYAPEVTYLKQLIAEGYVGKVLSTSLIGTGGNWSSETISEYYYLFDKTNGAAMLEIPLAHTLVGLTEVLGNVDTLYATMFSNFSEVKITDTNEAKPKTAEDQIMIQGRLESGAALSVHYRGGVCKGTNLLWEINGTEGDIQVTADSGHVQMAQLSIAGAKSTDEGLKPLTPPAEVFEGWPEFPGARNVGHIYKLIAEDIKTGSKKAPSFTDGLALHQLLNKVETSAK, encoded by the coding sequence ATGGAGAATAAAAAAATAAGAATCGGATTTATAGGTTTAAACCCTGACAGCCATTGGGCTGCCACGGCACACCTGCCCGCTTTACAGTCATTAGAGGAAGAGTTTGAGATTATAGGAGTGGCTAACAGCAGCCTGGAAAGTGCAGAAAAAACCGCTAAAGCCCTGAATCTAAAACATGCCTTTAAAAATTATCAGGAACTAGTAGAGTCACCGGATGTTGATCTTGTGGCTATCACAGTGAAGGTGCCTTACCACTATGAGATGGTGAAAGCCGCACTAGAAGCAGGAAAGCATATTTACTGCGAGTGGCCGCTGGGCAATGGCCTGAAAGAGGCTGAGGAATTGGAAGCACTTGCTCGCGAAAAAGGTGTGGTAGCCGCTATTGGTACACAAATGCGCTATGCTCCCGAAGTAACCTACTTAAAACAGCTTATTGCTGAAGGTTATGTGGGTAAAGTATTGTCTACTTCGCTTATAGGCACAGGCGGCAACTGGAGCAGCGAAACCATTAGTGAGTATTACTATCTGTTTGATAAAACCAATGGTGCTGCTATGCTTGAAATACCATTAGCTCATACGCTCGTGGGTCTTACAGAAGTATTGGGTAATGTAGATACCCTTTACGCTACTATGTTTAGCAACTTTTCAGAAGTAAAAATAACTGATACCAACGAAGCAAAACCTAAAACAGCTGAAGATCAGATTATGATACAAGGCCGTTTAGAAAGTGGCGCTGCGCTATCTGTTCATTATCGTGGTGGTGTATGCAAAGGCACTAACTTACTTTGGGAGATTAACGGTACAGAAGGAGATATTCAGGTTACGGCAGATTCTGGCCATGTACAGATGGCTCAATTATCTATTGCCGGAGCTAAAAGCACTGACGAAGGCTTAAAGCCTCTTACACCTCCTGCTGAGGTATTTGAAGGCTGGCCGGAATTTCCAGGAGCCAGAAATGTAGGTCATATCTACAAACTAATTGCCGAAGATATAAAAACCGGAAGCAAAAAGGCTCCTAGTTTTACTGATGGCCTGGCGCTTCATCAGTTACTTAACAAGGTTGAAACTTCAGCCAAGTAA
- a CDS encoding thioredoxin family protein, with product MDYQDYTRLFEEILGNDNPAPPYDNPAYLNYTKLNFSRLKRWYKTLQLNDELVAEIKKVKTQKWIIITEPWCGDAGASLAFLVKIAEQNPSINYDIQLRDQEPFLIDSYLTNGGKSIPKLVVRDANDNDLFTWGPRPHGAQALVTELKAAEVTHEVLAENIQNWYNTDKGQQLQAELLELLKSVPTA from the coding sequence ATGGATTATCAGGATTACACGAGATTGTTTGAGGAGATATTAGGAAACGATAACCCTGCCCCTCCTTATGACAACCCTGCCTATCTTAATTATACAAAACTCAATTTTTCACGCTTAAAGCGCTGGTATAAGACCCTTCAATTAAATGATGAGTTAGTAGCTGAAATCAAGAAAGTTAAAACTCAAAAATGGATCATCATTACAGAGCCATGGTGTGGAGATGCTGGTGCGTCACTTGCCTTTCTGGTGAAAATCGCTGAGCAAAATCCTTCAATCAACTATGATATTCAGCTGAGAGATCAGGAGCCATTTTTAATTGATTCTTACCTTACTAATGGAGGTAAAAGCATTCCTAAACTTGTAGTAAGAGATGCAAATGATAATGACTTATTCACCTGGGGACCTAGACCTCATGGCGCTCAAGCTCTAGTGACTGAACTAAAAGCTGCTGAAGTAACTCACGAAGTACTAGCTGAGAACATACAAAACTGGTATAATACTGATAAAGGCCAACAGCTACAGGCAGAGCTTTTAGAGCTACTTAAGTCTGTTCCTACTGCCTAA
- a CDS encoding suppressor of fused domain protein, whose product MTKEEYKKKFDEDDAVGWLSMDEVTERLYPGQEPRNYGPNVRYILGGEDPLDGVSIFDSKKQQKHYHIVSYGMSNLYYDPESANSEFSGWGFEFTFRLAPFDGDKGDPLWVAALMQNLAKYVFDSKNWFEEYHFIPANGPIRLDTNTDITALAFIEDPEMGSIDTPNGKLQFLQMVGLTTKEYDLLAKNPKTTEAKKLLDKLKKGNPLLITDLTRKSS is encoded by the coding sequence ATGACTAAGGAAGAGTATAAAAAGAAGTTTGATGAAGATGATGCCGTAGGTTGGCTAAGCATGGATGAGGTTACAGAGAGGTTATATCCTGGTCAGGAGCCAAGAAATTATGGGCCAAATGTGCGATATATACTCGGTGGTGAAGATCCATTAGATGGGGTAAGCATATTTGATTCTAAAAAGCAGCAAAAGCATTATCATATTGTTTCATACGGTATGTCTAACCTTTACTATGATCCGGAAAGTGCTAATAGTGAGTTTAGTGGCTGGGGCTTTGAGTTTACATTTAGGTTGGCTCCTTTTGATGGAGATAAAGGCGATCCGCTATGGGTGGCAGCACTTATGCAAAATTTGGCTAAATATGTGTTTGATAGTAAGAACTGGTTCGAAGAGTATCATTTTATTCCTGCGAATGGACCAATACGTTTAGATACTAATACCGATATAACAGCGCTGGCTTTTATAGAAGATCCTGAAATGGGCAGCATTGATACTCCAAATGGAAAGCTTCAGTTTTTGCAGATGGTGGGTCTAACCACCAAAGAATATGATCTTCTTGCAAAAAATCCTAAAACCACTGAGGCTAAAAAGCTGTTGGATAAATTGAAAAAGGGTAATCCATTACTAATTACAGACTTAACCAGAAAGAGTAGTTAG
- a CDS encoding hybrid sensor histidine kinase/response regulator → MESTDKQKNEFLAILGHELRNPLASLKAGVELLDMDMYPPEKVIQIMERSVSSIAHLLDDLLDLSRISRNKINLKLNTLNVYNHLNNCLIIISHQINEKNQTLTTDIEKDLYIKADAVRLEQIFFNILTNANKYTPEGGRIEVSSWAEGDHIHIKIQDNGIGISKDQQEAIFEDFYQIEQQNKAASGLGIGLALVKQLVTMHYGQVQVHSDGPGKGSSFEVILPAIAQPQQEHKSSMSVHLSEDAKKDVTIVLIEDNEDITIAMTMILEHLNCEVFTAFNGSQGIPLIQEKKPDLAFVDIGLPDISGYEIAKQLRSKSYNGTLLALSGYSHDSARKQSEESGFDEHVAKPIGKEDLVDIFKKHIWQK, encoded by the coding sequence TTGGAATCTACCGATAAACAGAAAAATGAATTTCTAGCCATTTTAGGTCATGAACTGCGCAACCCACTGGCCTCGCTGAAGGCTGGCGTTGAATTGCTTGACATGGATATGTATCCGCCTGAAAAGGTGATTCAGATTATGGAAAGAAGTGTTAGCTCTATAGCGCACTTGTTAGATGACTTACTTGATTTGTCTCGCATTTCACGCAATAAAATCAACCTAAAATTAAACACTTTAAATGTATATAACCATCTGAACAACTGCCTCATCATTATTAGCCATCAGATCAATGAGAAAAATCAAACTTTAACCACTGACATAGAAAAAGACCTCTACATAAAGGCAGACGCCGTACGTCTGGAGCAGATATTCTTTAATATATTAACTAATGCCAATAAGTATACACCAGAGGGTGGACGAATTGAAGTAAGCTCCTGGGCTGAGGGTGACCATATCCATATTAAAATACAAGATAATGGCATAGGTATATCAAAGGATCAGCAAGAAGCTATTTTTGAAGATTTCTATCAAATAGAACAGCAAAATAAAGCAGCATCAGGCTTGGGTATAGGATTAGCTTTAGTAAAACAACTTGTCACCATGCACTACGGTCAGGTGCAAGTGCACAGTGATGGTCCGGGGAAAGGGTCGTCTTTCGAAGTAATTCTCCCTGCCATAGCACAGCCACAGCAAGAACATAAGTCCTCCATGTCAGTACACCTTTCTGAAGATGCTAAAAAAGACGTTACTATAGTACTGATAGAGGATAATGAAGATATAACCATAGCTATGACTATGATATTAGAGCACCTCAACTGTGAAGTATTTACAGCCTTTAATGGAAGTCAAGGCATCCCACTTATACAGGAAAAGAAACCAGACTTAGCTTTTGTAGATATTGGCTTGCCAGATATTTCAGGGTATGAAATTGCAAAACAATTACGGTCAAAATCATATAACGGCACCTTGCTGGCTCTTTCAGGGTATAGCCATGACTCAGCCAGAAAACAATCAGAAGAATCTGGCTTCGACGAGCATGTGGCTAAACCAATAGGCAAAGAAGATCTGGTAGATATATTTAAAAAACATATCTGGCAGAAATAA
- a CDS encoding PAS domain-containing protein — protein sequence MPQLAWIADTTGEIHWFNQRWYDFTGTHLEDVEGWKWKSVHHPDDLERVVEKYKTHIDLEQEWEDTFKIRNASGDYRWFLYRAKPVKDKNG from the coding sequence ATTCCACAACTAGCCTGGATCGCAGATACTACTGGCGAAATTCATTGGTTTAATCAGCGCTGGTATGACTTTACAGGCACTCATTTAGAAGATGTAGAAGGTTGGAAATGGAAAAGTGTTCATCACCCTGATGATCTTGAGCGTGTAGTAGAAAAATACAAGACACATATTGACCTAGAGCAAGAATGGGAAGACACCTTCAAAATTCGTAATGCATCAGGAGATTACCGTTGGTTTCTTTACAGAGCCAAACCTGTAAAAGATAAAAATGGCTAG
- a CDS encoding PAS domain-containing protein, protein MKEKIELLQVANNDVQNFFTSTDIPTLFLNTNLEIQRYTPAAEQLLQMVPNDIGRNIYSLGKNLVDDNLVDECRQVLKNFQPISKEKETSDGHWFTRRITPYRTEDLKIEGVVITFQNVTEIKHLSKRAETREKQQQVVAKLGMQALQGKDPYELMHQAIRQVAHVLDADFSKILKYQPEKNNLLLIAGTGWQEEIIGKETVPDDYNSQAGYTLLSKEPVIVKNLSEEKRFHGPDLLINNGVVSGMSCLINHTTPPFGVIAVHTKKQREYTQDDANFLLSVANMISTALRSREDKDKIYASEEQFKIIILFHN, encoded by the coding sequence TTGAAGGAAAAAATTGAGCTCCTACAAGTAGCTAACAATGACGTACAAAACTTTTTCACCAGTACTGATATACCTACACTTTTTCTAAACACAAATCTGGAGATCCAGCGCTACACACCAGCAGCTGAACAATTATTACAAATGGTGCCAAACGACATTGGCAGAAATATATACTCCTTAGGCAAAAACCTGGTAGATGATAATCTGGTAGATGAGTGTAGGCAAGTATTGAAAAATTTTCAACCTATAAGTAAAGAAAAAGAGACCTCTGATGGCCACTGGTTTACAAGAAGAATAACCCCTTATAGAACCGAAGATTTAAAAATTGAAGGGGTGGTAATTACATTCCAAAATGTCACCGAGATAAAACACCTCTCTAAAAGAGCCGAAACCAGAGAAAAGCAGCAACAGGTGGTGGCCAAATTAGGCATGCAGGCACTACAAGGGAAAGATCCTTATGAATTAATGCATCAGGCCATTCGTCAGGTAGCACATGTGCTTGACGCAGATTTTTCTAAAATACTGAAGTACCAACCAGAAAAAAACAACTTGCTTCTAATAGCTGGCACCGGCTGGCAGGAAGAAATAATAGGCAAAGAAACTGTGCCTGACGACTATAATTCTCAAGCAGGCTATACTTTACTATCTAAAGAGCCTGTTATAGTAAAAAACTTATCTGAGGAAAAGCGTTTTCATGGACCTGACTTACTTATAAACAATGGTGTTGTAAGTGGTATGAGTTGTCTTATTAACCATACTACTCCCCCGTTTGGAGTTATAGCAGTACATACTAAGAAACAAAGAGAATATACTCAAGATGACGCCAACTTCTTATTATCAGTAGCTAACATGATCTCCACGGCACTTAGGTCTCGTGAGGATAAAGATAAGATTTACGCCAGCGAAGAACAGTTTAAGATTATAATTCTATTCCACAACTAG
- a CDS encoding CheR family methyltransferase, producing the protein MSHPTAIDMNNDQNLLIVGIGASAGGLKALQQLFETIPSDLPIAYFIIQHLDPNHKSLLSELISKKTPLTVADATTNTTIQKGHVYVIPPGKYLEIKNNKINLVDKKEMSGSRMAIDHFFKSIAYHCEERCVGIVLSGSGSDGTAGLREIKAVGGLTLAQMPQSADHPSMPNSAIDAGAIDKVAELDEIPKIIKNYLTHPLTLKKENQIQRSFSNDVLDKVAKILSEHEKFYLSQYKPNTIYRRLTRRMSLTGIEDYEQYIKELEKNAEERKQLSEDLLINVTDFFRDKEAYQTLNEEVIPEIIKNIEKDQPIRIWIAGCASGEEAYSLAICFLEQMAKENINNELQIFATDIDDNAIKIARKGIYPASIIKEVPPQYIQKYFVKKEHDFYQIKGIVRDLISFAKQNVATNPPFSHMHLISCRNLLIYMRKEIQEKILNAFYFALERDSYLFLGSSETISNKTDFFRSIS; encoded by the coding sequence ATGTCCCACCCTACCGCTATAGACATGAATAATGATCAAAATCTTTTAATAGTAGGTATTGGAGCTTCTGCCGGAGGACTTAAGGCATTACAACAATTGTTTGAAACTATTCCTTCTGATTTGCCTATAGCTTACTTTATCATCCAACATCTTGACCCCAATCATAAAAGTCTTCTAAGTGAGTTAATATCAAAAAAGACACCACTCACAGTAGCCGATGCTACCACAAACACAACTATTCAAAAAGGTCACGTATACGTAATACCTCCAGGAAAATATTTAGAAATTAAGAACAATAAAATCAACTTAGTCGATAAAAAAGAGATGAGTGGCTCTAGAATGGCTATTGATCACTTTTTCAAATCTATAGCCTACCACTGTGAAGAACGATGTGTAGGTATAGTGCTATCTGGCTCAGGCAGCGATGGTACTGCTGGGCTAAGAGAAATTAAAGCCGTTGGTGGGCTTACTCTGGCGCAAATGCCTCAATCAGCAGACCACCCCAGCATGCCTAATTCTGCCATAGACGCCGGGGCAATAGACAAGGTAGCGGAGTTAGATGAAATACCCAAAATCATTAAAAATTATCTTACACACCCACTAACTCTAAAAAAAGAGAATCAAATACAACGTTCTTTTTCTAATGACGTGCTTGATAAAGTAGCTAAAATATTATCAGAACACGAGAAATTTTATCTATCACAATATAAACCTAATACAATATACCGTAGGCTAACTCGCCGAATGAGTTTAACCGGCATAGAAGACTACGAACAATATATAAAGGAACTCGAAAAAAACGCAGAAGAAAGAAAGCAGTTATCAGAGGACTTACTGATTAATGTAACAGATTTTTTCAGAGATAAAGAAGCCTACCAAACTCTCAATGAGGAAGTAATTCCAGAGATCATAAAAAACATTGAAAAGGATCAGCCTATCCGCATTTGGATAGCGGGCTGTGCTAGTGGAGAAGAGGCCTATTCTTTAGCCATTTGCTTTTTAGAACAAATGGCTAAAGAAAACATTAACAATGAATTGCAGATTTTCGCAACAGATATAGATGACAACGCCATAAAAATAGCGCGAAAGGGCATTTACCCAGCTAGTATTATTAAAGAAGTTCCCCCTCAATACATACAGAAATACTTCGTAAAAAAAGAACATGATTTTTATCAAATAAAAGGAATAGTAAGAGACCTCATATCTTTTGCCAAGCAAAATGTAGCTACCAACCCGCCCTTTTCGCACATGCACCTCATCAGCTGTCGTAATTTATTGATTTATATGCGAAAAGAAATTCAGGAGAAAATTCTCAATGCTTTTTACTTTGCGCTAGAGCGAGACTCCTACCTGTTTCTTGGTAGCTCAGAAACCATTAGTAACAAAACTGACTTTTTTAGATCGATCTCTTAA